In Hirundo rustica isolate bHirRus1 chromosome 4, bHirRus1.pri.v3, whole genome shotgun sequence, a genomic segment contains:
- the CALD1 gene encoding caldesmon isoform X4: MDDFERRRELRRQKREEMRLEAERLSYQRNDDDDEEAARERRRRARQERLRQKEEGDLSGEVTEKSEVNAQNSVAGEGSKRSSDDEAALLERLARREERRQKRLQEALERQKEFDPTITDGSLSQPSRREVNNVEENETTGKEEKGETRRGRYEAEETETVTKSYERNNWRQDGEEEEKKEEKDKEEVQEEKPKELPVEENQVDVTAEKSTDKEEAVTVNAEEHKAENDTNAVPEGTQSATDAVDKEKLRDEEKAEEERKEAEERERLKAEEEKRAAEEKQKAEEEKRAAEERAKAEEERRAAEERERAKAEEERKAAEERERAKAEEERRAAEEKQKAEEEKRAAEERAKAEEEKRAAEEKAKLEAEKLKEKQKMEEQKIEDKQVKEKKVEDEKPQAAFLKKQVKDDKGKAPKEEMKSVWDRKKGVPEQKAQNGEREPPASKLKPTENAFGRSSLKGTANAEEAKPGVEALKRLEDQRRRRGENESEELEKLKEKQQEAAAELDELKKRREERRKILEEEEQKKKQEEAERKIREEEEKRRMKEEIERRRAEAAEKRQKMPEDGVSEDKKPFKCFSPKGSSLKIEERTEFLNKSAQKSGMKPTQTTAVVSKIDSRLEQYTSAIEGTKASRPAKASDLHVPAEGVRNIKSMWEKGNVFSSPSGTGTPNKETAGLKVGVSSRINEWLTKTPESNKSPAPKPSDLRPGDVSGKRNLWEKQSVEKPAASSKVSATGKKSETNAGLRQFEKEP; this comes from the exons GCTGTCCTACCAGAGGAACGATGATGACGACGAAGAAGCCGCCAGAGAACGTCGCCGGCGGGCTcggcaggagaggctgaggcaaaaggaagaaggagaTCTCTCAGGAGAAGTAACAGAGAAATCCGAGGTTAATGCCCAAAACAG tgtggcaggagaggggagcaaGCGTTCTTCAGACGATGAAGCGGCGTTGTTGGAGAGGCTGGCGAGACGGGAGGAGAGACGCCAGAAACGTCTGCAGGAAGCCCTGGAACGTCAGAAGGAATTTGACCCCACGATCACAGATGGGAGCTTGTCACAGCCCAGCAGGAGAGAAGTCAACAATGTGGAAGAGAATGAGACCAcggggaaagaggaaaagggtgAAACACGCCGAGGACGCTACGAGGCTGAGGAGACAGAAACAGTCACCAAATCGTACGAGAGGAACAACTGGAGGCAAGatggggaagaagaggaaaaaaaagaagaaaaagacaaggagGAGGTACAGGAGGAGAAACCTAAGGAGCTCCCCGTAGAGGAAAATCAGGTAGATGTGACAGCAGAAAAATCCACAGATAAAGAGGAGGCAGTAACTGTGAACGCAGAGGAGCACAAAGCAGAGAATGATACAAATGCTGTGCCAGAAGGGACCCAAAGTGCAACAGATGCTGTAGATAAAGAGAAGCttagggatgaggaaaaggctgaggaagaaaggaaggaagcagaagaaagggagaggttaaaagcagaggaagaaaagagggcagctgaggaaaaacagaaagcagaggaagaaaagagggcagccgaggagagggcaaaggcagaagaggagaggagggcagctgaggaaagagagagggctaaagcagaagaggagaggaaggcagctgaagaaagagagagggctaaagcagaagaggagaggagggcagctgaggaaaaacagaaagcagaggaggaaaagagggcagccgaggagagggcaaaggcagaagaggaaaagagggcagctgaggaaaaggctaaactagaagcagagaaattaaaggagaaacaaaagatggaagaacagaaaatagaaGATAAACAggtaaaagagaagaaagtagAAGATGAAAAACCTCAAGcagctttcttaaaaaaacag GTAAAAGATGACAAAGGCAAAGCACccaaagaggaaatgaaaagcGTCTGGGATCGCAAGAAGGGCGTTCCTGAGCAGAAGGCACAGAACGGGGAGCGTGAACCCCCCGCCTCCAAACTGAAACCGACGGAGAATGCTTTTGG CCGCTCCAGCTTGAAAGGGACCGCGAACGCGGAGGAGGCGAAGCCGGGGGTCGAGGCTCTGAAGAGGCTGGAGGATCAGCGGCGCCGCCGGGGCGAGAACGAGAGcgaggagctggagaagctgaaggagaagcagcaggaggcgGCAGCAGAGCTGGACGAGCTGAAGAAAAGGCGGGAGGAGCGCCGGAAAAtcctggaggaagaggagcagaagaagaagcaggaggaggctgagagaaaaatcagagagGAG gaggaaaagaggagaatgAAGGAGGAAATTGAAAGAAGAAGGGCTGAAGCTGCTGAGAAACGCCAGAAGATGCCAGAAGATGGTGTATCTGAAGACAAGAAGCCATTTAAATGTTTCAGTCCTAAAGGTTCATCTCTCAAG ATAGAGGAGCGAACAGAATTTTTGAACAAATCCGCTCAAAAGAG TGGTATGAAGCCCACCCAGACTACAGCAGTTGTCTCAAAGATTGACAGTAGACTCGAGCAATACACAAGTGCAATTGAG ggcaCAAAGGCTTCGAGACCAGCCAAAGCTTCTGACCTTCACGTTCCAGCCGAGGGCGTCCGTAACATCAAGAGCATGTGGGAGAAAGGGAACGTGTTTTCATCACCTTCTGGGACAGGAACACCAAATAAG GAAACTGCTGGACTGAAGGTTGGTGTCTCCAGTCGTATCAACGAGTGGTTGACCAAGACCCCAGAGAGCAACAAATCCCCTGCTCCAAAACCTTCT GATTTAAGACCAGGAGATGTCTCTGGCAAACGTAACCTCTGGGAGAAGCAGTCAGTGGAGAAGCCAGCTGCTTCTTCTAAG GTATCAGCTACGGGGAAAAAATCAGAGACTAATG CAGGTTTGAGACAATTTGAGAAAGAACCGTAG
- the CALD1 gene encoding caldesmon isoform X2: protein MDDFERRRELRRQKREEMRLEAERLSYQRNDDDDEEAARERRRRARQERLRQKEEGDLSGEVTEKSEVNAQNSVAGEGSKRSSDDEAALLERLARREERRQKRLQEALERQKEFDPTITDGSLSQPSRREVNNVEENETTGKEEKGETRRGRYEAEETETVTKSYERNNWRQDGEEEEKKEEKDKEEVQEEKPKELPVEENQVDVTAEKSTDKEEAVTVNAEEHKAENDTNAVPEGTQSATDAVDKEKLRDEEKAEEERKEAEERERLKAEEEKRAAEEKQKAEEEKRAAEERAKAEEERRAAEERERAKAEEERKAAEERERAKAEEERRAAEEKQKAEEEKRAAEERAKAEEEKRAAEEKAKLEAEKLKEKQKMEEQKIEDKQVKEKKVEDEKPQAAFLKKQEEEKVEAKKEKLPEEKLQATSIKDQVKDDKGKAPKEEMKSVWDRKKGVPEQKAQNGEREPPASKLKPTENAFGRSSLKGTANAEEAKPGVEALKRLEDQRRRRGENESEELEKLKEKQQEAAAELDELKKRREERRKILEEEEQKKKQEEAERKIREEEEKRRMKEEIERRRAEAAEKRQKMPEDGVSEDKKPFKCFSPKGSSLKIEERTEFLNKSAQKSGMKPTQTTAVVSKIDSRLEQYTSAIEGTKASRPAKASDLHVPAEGVRNIKSMWEKGNVFSSPSGTGTPNKETAGLKVGVSSRINEWLTKTPESNKSPAPKPSDLRPGDVSGKRNLWEKQSVEKPAASSKVSATGKKSETNGLRQFEKEP from the exons GCTGTCCTACCAGAGGAACGATGATGACGACGAAGAAGCCGCCAGAGAACGTCGCCGGCGGGCTcggcaggagaggctgaggcaaaaggaagaaggagaTCTCTCAGGAGAAGTAACAGAGAAATCCGAGGTTAATGCCCAAAACAG tgtggcaggagaggggagcaaGCGTTCTTCAGACGATGAAGCGGCGTTGTTGGAGAGGCTGGCGAGACGGGAGGAGAGACGCCAGAAACGTCTGCAGGAAGCCCTGGAACGTCAGAAGGAATTTGACCCCACGATCACAGATGGGAGCTTGTCACAGCCCAGCAGGAGAGAAGTCAACAATGTGGAAGAGAATGAGACCAcggggaaagaggaaaagggtgAAACACGCCGAGGACGCTACGAGGCTGAGGAGACAGAAACAGTCACCAAATCGTACGAGAGGAACAACTGGAGGCAAGatggggaagaagaggaaaaaaaagaagaaaaagacaaggagGAGGTACAGGAGGAGAAACCTAAGGAGCTCCCCGTAGAGGAAAATCAGGTAGATGTGACAGCAGAAAAATCCACAGATAAAGAGGAGGCAGTAACTGTGAACGCAGAGGAGCACAAAGCAGAGAATGATACAAATGCTGTGCCAGAAGGGACCCAAAGTGCAACAGATGCTGTAGATAAAGAGAAGCttagggatgaggaaaaggctgaggaagaaaggaaggaagcagaagaaagggagaggttaaaagcagaggaagaaaagagggcagctgaggaaaaacagaaagcagaggaagaaaagagggcagccgaggagagggcaaaggcagaagaggagaggagggcagctgaggaaagagagagggctaaagcagaagaggagaggaaggcagctgaagaaagagagagggctaaagcagaagaggagaggagggcagctgaggaaaaacagaaagcagaggaggaaaagagggcagccgaggagagggcaaaggcagaagaggaaaagagggcagctgaggaaaaggctaaactagaagcagagaaattaaaggagaaacaaaagatggaagaacagaaaatagaaGATAAACAggtaaaagagaagaaagtagAAGATGAAAAACCTCAAGcagctttcttaaaaaaacag gaggaagaaaaagtggaagctaaaaaggaaaagctgcccGAAGAGAAGCTCCAAGCTACCTCCATAAAAGATCAG GTAAAAGATGACAAAGGCAAAGCACccaaagaggaaatgaaaagcGTCTGGGATCGCAAGAAGGGCGTTCCTGAGCAGAAGGCACAGAACGGGGAGCGTGAACCCCCCGCCTCCAAACTGAAACCGACGGAGAATGCTTTTGG CCGCTCCAGCTTGAAAGGGACCGCGAACGCGGAGGAGGCGAAGCCGGGGGTCGAGGCTCTGAAGAGGCTGGAGGATCAGCGGCGCCGCCGGGGCGAGAACGAGAGcgaggagctggagaagctgaaggagaagcagcaggaggcgGCAGCAGAGCTGGACGAGCTGAAGAAAAGGCGGGAGGAGCGCCGGAAAAtcctggaggaagaggagcagaagaagaagcaggaggaggctgagagaaaaatcagagagGAG gaggaaaagaggagaatgAAGGAGGAAATTGAAAGAAGAAGGGCTGAAGCTGCTGAGAAACGCCAGAAGATGCCAGAAGATGGTGTATCTGAAGACAAGAAGCCATTTAAATGTTTCAGTCCTAAAGGTTCATCTCTCAAG ATAGAGGAGCGAACAGAATTTTTGAACAAATCCGCTCAAAAGAG TGGTATGAAGCCCACCCAGACTACAGCAGTTGTCTCAAAGATTGACAGTAGACTCGAGCAATACACAAGTGCAATTGAG ggcaCAAAGGCTTCGAGACCAGCCAAAGCTTCTGACCTTCACGTTCCAGCCGAGGGCGTCCGTAACATCAAGAGCATGTGGGAGAAAGGGAACGTGTTTTCATCACCTTCTGGGACAGGAACACCAAATAAG GAAACTGCTGGACTGAAGGTTGGTGTCTCCAGTCGTATCAACGAGTGGTTGACCAAGACCCCAGAGAGCAACAAATCCCCTGCTCCAAAACCTTCT GATTTAAGACCAGGAGATGTCTCTGGCAAACGTAACCTCTGGGAGAAGCAGTCAGTGGAGAAGCCAGCTGCTTCTTCTAAG GTATCAGCTACGGGGAAAAAATCAGAGACTAATG GTTTGAGACAATTTGAGAAAGAACCGTAG
- the CALD1 gene encoding caldesmon isoform X5 — translation MDDFERRRELRRQKREEMRLEAERLSYQRNDDDDEEAARERRRRARQERLRQKEEGDLSGEVTEKSEVNAQNSVAGEGSKRSSDDEAALLERLARREERRQKRLQEALERQKEFDPTITDGSLSQPSRREVNNVEENETTGKEEKGETRRGRYEAEETETVTKSYERNNWRQDGEEEEKKEEKDKEEVQEEKPKELPVEENQVDVTAEKSTDKEEAVTVNAEEHKAENDTNAVPEGTQSATDAVDKEKLRDEEKAEEERKEAEERERLKAEEEKRAAEEKQKAEEEKRAAEERAKAEEERRAAEERERAKAEEERKAAEERERAKAEEERRAAEEKQKAEEEKRAAEERAKAEEEKRAAEEKAKLEAEKLKEKQKMEEQKIEDKQVKEKKVEDEKPQAAFLKKQEEEKVEAKKEKLPEEKLQATSIKDQVKDDKGKAPKEEMKSVWDRKKGVPEQKAQNGEREPPASKLKPTENAFGRSSLKGTANAEEAKPGVEALKRLEDQRRRRGENESEELEKLKEKQQEAAAELDELKKRREERRKILEEEEQKKKQEEAERKIREEEEKRRMKEEIERRRAEAAEKRQKMPEDGVSEDKKPFKCFSPKGSSLKIEERTEFLNKSAQKSGMKPTQTTAVVSKIDSRLEQYTSAIEGTKASRPAKASDLHVPAEGVRNIKSMWEKGNVFSSPSGTGTPNKETAGLKVGVSSRINEWLTKTPESNKSPAPKPSIVLSSFNVSA, via the exons GCTGTCCTACCAGAGGAACGATGATGACGACGAAGAAGCCGCCAGAGAACGTCGCCGGCGGGCTcggcaggagaggctgaggcaaaaggaagaaggagaTCTCTCAGGAGAAGTAACAGAGAAATCCGAGGTTAATGCCCAAAACAG tgtggcaggagaggggagcaaGCGTTCTTCAGACGATGAAGCGGCGTTGTTGGAGAGGCTGGCGAGACGGGAGGAGAGACGCCAGAAACGTCTGCAGGAAGCCCTGGAACGTCAGAAGGAATTTGACCCCACGATCACAGATGGGAGCTTGTCACAGCCCAGCAGGAGAGAAGTCAACAATGTGGAAGAGAATGAGACCAcggggaaagaggaaaagggtgAAACACGCCGAGGACGCTACGAGGCTGAGGAGACAGAAACAGTCACCAAATCGTACGAGAGGAACAACTGGAGGCAAGatggggaagaagaggaaaaaaaagaagaaaaagacaaggagGAGGTACAGGAGGAGAAACCTAAGGAGCTCCCCGTAGAGGAAAATCAGGTAGATGTGACAGCAGAAAAATCCACAGATAAAGAGGAGGCAGTAACTGTGAACGCAGAGGAGCACAAAGCAGAGAATGATACAAATGCTGTGCCAGAAGGGACCCAAAGTGCAACAGATGCTGTAGATAAAGAGAAGCttagggatgaggaaaaggctgaggaagaaaggaaggaagcagaagaaagggagaggttaaaagcagaggaagaaaagagggcagctgaggaaaaacagaaagcagaggaagaaaagagggcagccgaggagagggcaaaggcagaagaggagaggagggcagctgaggaaagagagagggctaaagcagaagaggagaggaaggcagctgaagaaagagagagggctaaagcagaagaggagaggagggcagctgaggaaaaacagaaagcagaggaggaaaagagggcagccgaggagagggcaaaggcagaagaggaaaagagggcagctgaggaaaaggctaaactagaagcagagaaattaaaggagaaacaaaagatggaagaacagaaaatagaaGATAAACAggtaaaagagaagaaagtagAAGATGAAAAACCTCAAGcagctttcttaaaaaaacag gaggaagaaaaagtggaagctaaaaaggaaaagctgcccGAAGAGAAGCTCCAAGCTACCTCCATAAAAGATCAG GTAAAAGATGACAAAGGCAAAGCACccaaagaggaaatgaaaagcGTCTGGGATCGCAAGAAGGGCGTTCCTGAGCAGAAGGCACAGAACGGGGAGCGTGAACCCCCCGCCTCCAAACTGAAACCGACGGAGAATGCTTTTGG CCGCTCCAGCTTGAAAGGGACCGCGAACGCGGAGGAGGCGAAGCCGGGGGTCGAGGCTCTGAAGAGGCTGGAGGATCAGCGGCGCCGCCGGGGCGAGAACGAGAGcgaggagctggagaagctgaaggagaagcagcaggaggcgGCAGCAGAGCTGGACGAGCTGAAGAAAAGGCGGGAGGAGCGCCGGAAAAtcctggaggaagaggagcagaagaagaagcaggaggaggctgagagaaaaatcagagagGAG gaggaaaagaggagaatgAAGGAGGAAATTGAAAGAAGAAGGGCTGAAGCTGCTGAGAAACGCCAGAAGATGCCAGAAGATGGTGTATCTGAAGACAAGAAGCCATTTAAATGTTTCAGTCCTAAAGGTTCATCTCTCAAG ATAGAGGAGCGAACAGAATTTTTGAACAAATCCGCTCAAAAGAG TGGTATGAAGCCCACCCAGACTACAGCAGTTGTCTCAAAGATTGACAGTAGACTCGAGCAATACACAAGTGCAATTGAG ggcaCAAAGGCTTCGAGACCAGCCAAAGCTTCTGACCTTCACGTTCCAGCCGAGGGCGTCCGTAACATCAAGAGCATGTGGGAGAAAGGGAACGTGTTTTCATCACCTTCTGGGACAGGAACACCAAATAAG GAAACTGCTGGACTGAAGGTTGGTGTCTCCAGTCGTATCAACGAGTGGTTGACCAAGACCCCAGAGAGCAACAAATCCCCTGCTCCAAAACCTTCT attgttctttcttctttcaatGTCTCTGCTTGA